One genomic window of Solanum dulcamara chromosome 12, daSolDulc1.2, whole genome shotgun sequence includes the following:
- the LOC129875855 gene encoding GDSL esterase/lipase At4g10955-like encodes MVLGNTHLFCVSQNAGILKESEVLAAGQELDGEARVIQLWKNANYKRTVVACFVQAVYLLEIDRQENRTEENAFAPKWLIPFKYKLVDTLNDERDGSIFGAILEWDRSAALSDFVLIRLSGAPRSVVALRGTLLKSQTMRRDIEDDLHFLAWESLKGSVRFNAALNALKSIATKYGSNNVCIVGHSLGAGFALQVGKALAKEGIHVEAHLFNPPSVSLAISLRNIGGKAGFAWKRLKSMLPSNPDTQTSYEESDTQSFRIGLKQWVPHLYLNNSDYICCSYIDQEKNGLQDNNHEADKENIKPRNGQQVVAAANLFLSSNKGKHKFVEAHGLEQWWSDNLKLQIAISNSKLISQQFKSLYTLPASQLTQSKRGQ; translated from the exons ATGGTTTTGGGCAATACTCACCTTTTTTGTGTTAGCCAAAATGCAGGAATCCTCAAGGAATCCGAGGTTTTAGCAGCTGGACAGGAGCTTGACGGAGAAGCTAGAGTTATTCAGCTATG GAAGAATGCTAACTACAAAAGAACAGTAGTGGCTTGCTTTGTCCAAGCAGTTTACCTTCTCGAGATCGACAGACAAGAAAACAGGACAGAAGAAAATGCATTTGCTCCAAAATGGTTGATACCTTTCAAGTACAAGTTAGTCGATACCTTAAACGATGAAAGAGATGGATCCATTTTCGGTGCAATCTTGGAATGGGATAGATCTGCAGCACTGTCCGATTTTGTGCTCATCAGACTGAGTGGTGCACCAAGGTCTGTCGTGGCCTTAAGAGGCACACTTCTCAAAAGCCAAACGATGAGAAGGGATATCGAAGATGATCTCCATTTCTTAGCTTGGGAAAGTCTGAAAGGTTCTGTTAGATTCAATGCAGCTCTCAATGCTCTCAAATCAATTGCCACAAAGTATGGCAGCAACAATGTGTGTATTGTAGGCCATTCACTTGGAGCTGGATTTGCTCTTCAAGTAGGAAAAGCGTTAGCGAAAGAAGGCATACATGTTGAGGCACATTTGTTCAATCCGCCTTCGGTTTCACTTGCTATAAGCTTGAGAAACATAGGGGGAAAAGCTGGATTTGCGTGGAAAAGGCTCAAATCAATGCTCCCTTCGAATCCTGATACTCAAACGAGCTACGAGGAAAGTGATACTCAATCTTTTCGGATAGGTCTAAAGCAATGGGTGCCACATTTGTACCTTAACAATAGTGATTACATATGTTGCTCTTACATTGATCAAGAAAAAAATGGATTACAAGACAACAATCATGAGGCTGATAAAGAGAATATAAAACCAAGAAATGGCCAACAAGTTGTTGCTGCTGCAAATCTTTTTTTGTCATCTAATAAAGGGAAACACAAGTTTGTTGAGGCACATGGATTAGAGCAATGGTGGTCTGATAATTTGAAACTACAAATTGCTATTAGTAACAGCAAGCTTATTAGTCAGCAGTTTAAATCTTTGTACACTCTTCCTGCTTCTCAACTAACACAATCGAAGCGCGGCCAATGA
- the LOC129876863 gene encoding heavy metal-associated isoprenylated plant protein 47-like, with amino-acid sequence MKKKIVIRVAINGNSPPTLKKFVVDFLKLKYFKKWWGQCWGKCWGHKSQSSSSKNQSKLLSIAAKIKDLEKVAIEGEEKNELMVIGEGICAAKLVTKLRKKVGFAELVSVGPVEKKKEEKPVVPFVYGNYQMPPLQFWEVRDPYYYPFW; translated from the exons ATGAAG AAAAAAATTGTCATTAGAGTGGCTATAAATGGAAATTCTCCTCCCACACTGAAGAAATTTGTTGTggattttttaaagttaaagtacTTTAAAAAATGGTGGGGGCAATGTTGGGGGAAATGTTGGGGGCACAAATCCCAGTCTTCTAGCTCCAAAAATCAGAGCAAGCTCTTGTCAATTGCAGCAAAAATAAAAG ATCTGGAGAAAGTAGCTATAGAAGGAGAAGAAAAGAATGAGCTAATGGTGATAGGTGAAGGAATTTGTGCAGCAAAGCTTGTCACTAAACTTAGGAAGAAAGTGGGCTTTGCTGAACTTGTGAGTGTTGGTCCAgtggagaaaaagaaagaagaaaaaccaGTAGTACCATTTGTCTATGGCAATTATCAAATGCCTCCTCTTCAATTTTGGGAAGTTAGAGATCCCTATTATTATCCTTTTTGGTGA